One genomic segment of Amycolatopsis sp. Hca4 includes these proteins:
- a CDS encoding RNA polymerase sigma factor codes for MNEPGRTSVSPPPWWEQSGQDRVAAALVAARSGDEAAWDELVDRTAPLLWAVLRSAEVGKEAADRIVEQVYLRMVRNLDEIHDGSELLRWVARVAGGDGSAWSEVRYTQELGPFWYARIDRAFARLSSGAHRLLQLIHLAA; via the coding sequence ATGAACGAGCCTGGGCGGACGTCCGTGTCACCTCCTCCGTGGTGGGAGCAGAGCGGCCAGGACCGGGTCGCGGCCGCTCTGGTCGCCGCGCGCTCCGGTGACGAGGCCGCCTGGGACGAGCTCGTCGACCGGACCGCGCCCTTGCTGTGGGCGGTGCTCCGATCCGCGGAGGTCGGCAAGGAAGCCGCCGATCGGATCGTGGAGCAGGTGTACCTGCGGATGGTGCGAAACCTGGACGAGATCCACGATGGAAGCGAGCTGCTGCGCTGGGTCGCCCGTGTTGCAGGCGGAGACGGGAGCGCATGGTCCGAGGTCCGATACACGCAGGAGCTCGGCCCCTTTTGGTACGCCCGGATCGACCGGGCTTTCGCCCGGTTGTCCTCCGGTGCGCACCGGCTGCTCCAGCTGA
- a CDS encoding MFS transporter — protein MTTHRLRRIAMDTRPLAHPVFRRTFFGQGAAVIGTVVTEVAVPVQVYDLSHASFDVGLAGLAGLVPILVFGLYGGAVADAVDRRRLYLASSGLTWTVTLALFAQAMAGVGSVPLILGLVAVQSGGFAVSSAVRGAITPALVPPEVVPAANSLTFTASTVGQVLGPLLAGALLGLPDGFCYAYGVDAVLFTAALYATFRLPPLPGTDPIGRPGLRSVLDGLRFLAGHRVLLMSFLVDIAAMVLAMPTALFPQAAETRWHGGVGLLYASIAAGSVLAGLSSGWIGRVRRQGAALAVAVAVWAGAVALAGVAPSLWPAVTLLVVAGAADFVSAVYRQTILQTAVPDRMRGRLQGVYTVVVAGGPRLGDLRAGLMASALPLVVAWSGTALVCVALVLGGAFLVRPFWRYTASGVESR, from the coding sequence ATGACGACCCACCGGCTGCGCCGCATCGCGATGGACACCCGACCGCTGGCGCATCCGGTGTTCCGCCGGACGTTCTTCGGCCAAGGCGCCGCGGTCATCGGGACGGTGGTCACCGAAGTCGCCGTTCCGGTGCAGGTCTACGACCTCTCGCACGCTTCGTTCGACGTCGGTCTAGCCGGGCTGGCCGGTCTCGTCCCGATCCTCGTGTTCGGGCTCTACGGCGGCGCGGTGGCCGACGCCGTGGACCGGCGGCGGCTGTACCTCGCCTCCTCGGGGCTCACCTGGACGGTCACGCTGGCGCTGTTCGCCCAGGCAATGGCCGGGGTCGGGTCGGTGCCGCTGATCCTCGGGCTCGTCGCCGTCCAGTCCGGCGGCTTCGCCGTCTCGTCGGCCGTGCGCGGCGCGATCACCCCGGCCCTCGTCCCGCCGGAGGTGGTGCCCGCGGCCAACTCGCTCACGTTCACCGCCTCGACGGTCGGCCAGGTGCTGGGCCCCCTGCTCGCGGGAGCGCTCCTCGGCCTCCCGGACGGGTTCTGCTACGCCTACGGCGTCGACGCGGTGCTGTTCACGGCGGCGCTCTACGCCACCTTCCGGCTCCCGCCGCTGCCCGGAACGGATCCGATCGGCCGTCCGGGGCTGCGATCGGTCCTCGACGGCCTGCGCTTCCTCGCCGGCCACCGGGTCCTGCTGATGTCGTTCCTGGTCGACATCGCCGCGATGGTGCTGGCCATGCCGACGGCGTTGTTCCCGCAAGCCGCGGAGACGAGGTGGCACGGCGGAGTCGGCCTGCTGTACGCGTCGATCGCGGCAGGCTCGGTCCTCGCCGGGCTGTCCAGCGGCTGGATCGGAAGGGTGCGGCGCCAAGGCGCTGCCCTCGCGGTGGCGGTCGCGGTCTGGGCGGGGGCCGTCGCCCTGGCGGGCGTCGCCCCGAGTTTGTGGCCGGCGGTGACGTTGCTCGTCGTCGCGGGCGCGGCCGACTTCGTCAGCGCGGTGTACCGGCAGACGATCCTGCAGACCGCCGTCCCCGACCGGATGCGTGGCCGGCTGCAGGGGGTGTACACGGTCGTCGTCGCGGGTGGTCCCCGTCTCGGTGATTTGCGCGCGGGGCTGATGGCCTCGGCGCTGCCGCTGGTGGTGGCGTGGTCCGGAACCGCGCTGGTGTGCGTGGCGCTCGTCCTGGGCGGCGCCTTCTTGGTGCGGCCGTTCTGGCGCTACACGGCGTCGGGAGTCGAATCCCGGTGA